The Dioscorea cayenensis subsp. rotundata cultivar TDr96_F1 chromosome 8, TDr96_F1_v2_PseudoChromosome.rev07_lg8_w22 25.fasta, whole genome shotgun sequence genome segment CTATAGGATATGTATTAAAGTAATAAGTCTCAAACCTTGCAAAACTAAAACAGTAAGAAATCCAAGATCCATTATCTGACTGGCATAAAGCTTACTTCTCAGAAAATTGGTAAGTATGCCAGCAATCATGGTTACCCAAAATCGTTGCTTTTGGAAAGCTCGAGCTTTGAAATGCTTTTAACAAGTTCAACATTTTCATTACCAAAATCACCTGAAACTGGTGCTATTCAGTAAACTAAAAAGGCTAGAAAAACTTACCTCAAAAATACAGGCTATGCAGAGGAACAGAAACAGAGCTAGTGGTTCACAAAATGgtgcaatttttttaagatacCATATGGAAGAACATCAAGTAGTGGAAGAAGGGCATGCCTGTAAACAGCACCAAGTCAGGCTGCATTTTGGGTAAACAATGAGTTAGACTTAGGTGAGCAACCATGGAAATTACAACATAAGAAAGCATCTCTAGAAAGAAGtgatcaaaaataaaatagactaTAATTGTATTAAATAAAGCAACTACTTTGGCAGTTTATAATTATTTGGTCTCATAGaaataatagtaaaattaaGTTTCTTTCGAACCACTACAAATTTCCGGAAGTTGGAATAGCAGACCAAAATGCagtataaatgtataaatagtctaaaaacctagaaaaagatgaaataataCCAAACAATTCAATCCATTCATAAATGTAGCACCTTGTAACCAATTCAACGCCCAGTCTCTTAGTTTCTACAGACATGTAACTCCTTAGTTTGCTATATActttagacattaaaaaaaaaaaccaatcaagTAGGTAAATAAGTATACAATATCACTATGCTTTATAATGAATATACCAATGAATTAAACCAGAAATTTAAGGGGTAATGGAAATCAGACTTTCAGTTTTTTGTAGAATCAAAAAGCTACAGATTGAATTCTAATTTCTTCATAACCTACAGAACAAACAGGATTGACAATGTTTAAAAACATAAGCCTCAACTGAATGGAAAGATTAGGAGAGGTATGTCACTTGACAAAGAAATAAACACCTCTTGGCCCATTGTAGTTGAACCCTAGAAGGAAGAGTTTAAATActcattaaaattcaaaaatttatccACATAAGTATGCACAAACAACAGCAAACATGGAGAATTGTTCAACAGCAgccattaaatttataaaaacactcACACATCTAGCAATGACTATCAAAAcccacacacactcacacataTCTTCAATTCAAACAAGGCATATCACTGCTAAACATAGAACTTGTTCAACAACATCGATTAAAATGATAATAACACACATGACTTTGTTTCATTGCTCAAATAAAATACTCATTCATTCAATTTAGACTACATACAACCATAAAAACAATCAAAGTTATTACCTGAAGAAAGTGAAGAGCTTTTGAATCCTCTTGCAGGTCCCAATCATCATGCTACATGAACAACGAATCCCAAACATCAaacaatgaacaaaaaaaattacttaaatcCAAACTCTGTAATACTATATTgccaaaatttctaaataatcCGAAGTAAGTTAGACAAAATAAGCGCGAAATAACTAATAAAAGCAAAACTCCGATCAATCAAGGACCACCAAAGACGAAACAATTGAACTTTCAcaacataaacacacacacacacacacacacagagaggaGCAACTCACGACGTCTCCGACGACTGCGATGCGGATGGAGGGCGGCATGGAGGAGAAGAggatagggtttggagaggcggGGGTGGGCCTGGTGGCGGGTGCGGACAGAGGGGAGGAGAGCAGTAGCGGAGGAGATGGGGCAGTTAATCTCACCGCGCATGAGCGTAGCATCAATGCTCACCCCTCTTTTCCACCAATTGTGGAAACTCGTCCACTAGTCGCATgtttatgcaatttttttttattttttttatttttttttatttcacaaatgTGGCCAGTGCTGTATAGGCATGCGTATTAGCTAGTGATGCATTACATACTCAAACTCATAACCAatagatataaattaaaattcataatttaaaatatgttacTATCAGTATGTTTAGTAAAACTTAAATTTAAGatgttttgaaatatctcaCATTAGCATCTTTTGCAATGGATGGATGTCGTTAAGTTATAAATTCTTTGGCATGTTTGTACAGGTTTTACCTAAACaactcattttatatttttataaatatttatattaacatGTAATATCTACATAAATTATACTTTCCCATAAAACCATTTCCTTTATTAATACATTAGATCTAGTTAACTGTATGGTCAAGTGAAGCGTTTGTCAATATATGAAAACAGCTTATAAGTTTTtcttaaaatgattaaataatttagTAGAATGACGAATCAAAGTTAAACTTATAAATAACAACAGCGAGTTCTGTTGAAATACAATGCCGTTGTGGACCTTGTGGCCATAAATTAACTTTTTGCATACTTCCATTTATCATATGAAAGTATACAAGTCCATTGGTAGAACACAAcactagataaaaaaaaaataataaaattaagatgcACATTTCTATCTACATAAGCTGAAGAATGTGAAGACTTTTATGCAGCCCATAAATTCCAGTAATGCTGTTTAGAACACATGAGTAAACAGAAATCCGGAAGTGACAGCCAGAAACACTTGTATTAAAAGCATGAAAACCATAAAAGAACAGACAAAAAATGATTCCGGATAAGGGAATCATGGTCCCTGAACAATAGAAGACTGTGCTATGGTAAAGGCTTGAAAGAAGAATTCCACTAGGATtataagagaaagaagaaaacaaaaattacattttttataaattattgaaCTAATTATATACATCAAAGTGGGTTTTCCCTTTTAATTCATCTACTAATTATGTACAAATTTAAGTCAAGAACGTATCACATGCTTTCATTATTTCTATTTCCACACCTTAACAGCACCATCTCTGCTACTTGATATCAGAAGTCTTTGATTTAACTTGACAGTAGCTAAGGAGAGAATAGAGTCCCGGTGGCAACCAGCGGAATCAGTAGCAGCCGTGGCAAGGAGAGCCTTTTGAGTCAACTTGTTCAATGGAACTCGCCTGTTCTTCTCCTGCCAAACAGAGATGAAGAGATCATTAGTTCTTTAGATGAAAATCATCCACTGTTATCAGGATGATGAGTTTCCTCTTTAGATGAAATGCCACCACTTTTACTGGTGAAGCGCTCAATTGAATCATAATCCATTGAAATAAAACATATCATGCTCAAACACACACTTCcagaaatttgaaattaaatactCCATAGTCCAAGCCATTTTTCCAGATTATTCATAAAAGGTATCAAATGTGAATCAGAGAATTACTTGCATAACCTGCACTCCAAAACTAGAGCTCACATCATAATAATCTTCGTTTGGGACGCCTTTTGTAGATGGCCCACAAACAGTGAAACTTCTTGCAGGACTGCAAGACAATGAACTGTGAGTTGAAGaacaattttagaaaattatcaGCAGGAGAAAGCTTAATAGAATGAAAACCTGGCATTATCCCAATATCTTATCTTCAAGTCAGTCCCCCCAGTCAATAAGTCTCCGCCTGGCAGCGGAAGCATGGACCTTATTCCAGGATGCCGGGAAGAAGGGTCATTCAACTCATCAATTCTGTATTTCGCACCAGAATTCCGCTTTGTGTCTTGCTTAGAACTTGACTTGCTAGATGGTCTTGCTGATGCCCTAGGGATATGGGAAAATTCAGTATCACTCTCACTGCTTGCTACTTTAAGTACCTGCCAACATTATAGGAAAAAGGTTCCATCACTAGTACAGAAGGCATTTCACAATAATTTTCCAAAGAATTTGAAGAATCAGAACTTCCAAACTGAGCAAGCAAGATAAGCATATAAACTACTGGTTTTCAAATATCAGAATAATAAGGCTGCTATAACATGTATCACAGATAAAAACGCATTCCCCTTGACATGTCCACCCACCATGTCAACTAATGAAATTATCTGATGTCAAATTTCATTCACAAATATTCTAGCTTCATCCtgaaaaagatttttcaaattttgaagttCTCGTTTGTAACCATTTTTATGAAGccataatatcaatgtaataaGCATAAAAGAAACAGGAAGAAAATCATTATGAGAGGTATACACGAGAGATGTCAATTTATAACACTTAATGCTTAGAACTTAAACAATGTAATACCCTTGTGGTTCTAGTTCTACTGCATTCAATTGCTTACGGGTATATGTCATATTTCAAGTAGAAACATATCATTCAACTACTTTCCAGAAGTGATGCATCATTAAGATGCAGTTATCCTACGGTGCAATGACATGTATGAGAAATCACATCGTCATTAATGTTTTCAGCAAATGAGAAATGGAATTGTCATCTAACTAGTTTCCACTGAACTTGATATATAAATGGCAAAACACTCGCAAAGTTTAGAGTACCTGGTGACAGCTTCCATTCTCAGCATTCCAAAGGGAAACTTCATTACACCCAGCAGCAACATAAACCAATGGTCTTGTCATTGCAGAACCAGAGCTTGTGGGTGCGGTGAGTAAACATGTTCTCTCCACTGGGCATACCACAGGATAATGCCAAGTATTAACAGGCAGAAGAAACCTCATATCCCACAATGTAAGCACACCCCTAGATGACCCAGAGACAAACCAATTTCCACATTGACCCATTACAAGAGAAGAGACATACCCCTCCTCTGGAGGGATTCTGAATATCCATGTTTCCCCATCTGCACGGGTATCCCATAGATGGATTCCACATCTTAGTGTGCTGTAAAGTATTGTTTGACCAACAGAGCTATCAGCAGCAGAGCAGTTCAAGAGACTAAGTATAGCACCCTCTCCAACATCTTTCCTCTTGATATCAGCAATACCAGAGTATCTCTCAGCCACACCGCCCAACCCTCTGGATATGCAATCAACAGAAAACAAGTGTATCTTCCCATCAGAAGAACCAGCAGCCACTTGGGTAGTACCGCCAAGCATTGTAGTGCATAAAGCTCTACTCCCATCCAAAGAATAAGTTAACCTAGACCGAAAGGATATGTCCTTCTCCAACTTTCTAGTATCCCACACTTTAACAGTGGAGTCATGTGAGGCAGTCACAAAGAAGCTATGATCATTTGATACTGCTATGTCATTCACAGCAGAACGATGTTCTTGCATATGCGCTACTAAAACTCCACGAGGCCTCCATCCAATGTCTGGAGCTGATGATGATCCCCTGCCAAAGGATGAGAATCCACTTGCATCAGATTGTGCTCCATCATCTCCAGCAATAGACGTGCTCCCTTTTAAAGTATCAGAAATGGTGGCATCTTGAAACCTACTGGTGATATAACTAGATTGGCCATTATCTTTGCCAGCATTATCATGTGAAGCTTTGAATACCTTGGAACTACTACTTATATTGTAAAAAGAACCAGAAATCAGCTTAGGTGGAACCGAACTAGACATAGTCAATGACTTACTAACAGGATCCAACCAGCGCATGGATGATGCACCTCCTAAGGGATTCCCATACAATAAGGAATCAAATCCAGAAGGAACTGCTCCTGTGGTCTGTTTATCTGCAAAAACAGAGTATAGAGGAATTCCTTCAGATGGTCCATCACACAGAAAACTGTCTCCCCCGCTAACATGTGGATTAACAAAACCAGAAAACTGCAACTTCTCAGAGCAGTGAGTATCCCTTCCATCTAATGGACCAGCATTTTGGACAGAGCTTCCAGTCTTCAATTTAGCAGGTTCCTCAGTGCTAAGTATAGATGTTTTCTGCATAGCAGCATAGCTGTCATTCTGTCCACTGGAGTCCTTCCCACTAGAACTTTTCACCTGATTTGAATCTCCTGCTGtcttatttgtttcattattttCCCACTGATTTGTATATGCAGCTGAGTTGTACCATATCTTTCTCTGCCTCTCCAGCATATCAGAATTCCTAGCATTATCAAGGGCTTGATAAAACATCAGTTTGGAGACAGGAGGCTTAAGGCATGAAAGAAGAGATGCCCTCAGAAGACAAAGATGCTGGTTCTCTTTGAAGAATAGGGCGTAAAACTTGAGATAGGTAAACATAAGTATCTACTGGTCCTAAACTCTCGCTACTTGCAGCAATGAAGGTGACGGCAGAGCGTCTGACCCACTGGATTGGATAACATAACAAGGGAAACCCACGGTCAATCATATCCAGAAGTATCCTTTTTCTCAAGTAACCACTTCTGCAGAGCATGGTCAAACATTCTAATGCATTGACAATGACAGCCTCCATCGAGTCACTCAGAGCTTGCTCAATATATAGGCAAGAGATACTCCTCAACACTTCGTTGACCCACAAAGTAGCAGACAAAGATTATTTGCCCATAAAAAACAGTCCTTAGCTGCTCATCTCGGTCATTAAGGAAAGCTGGAAGGATAGGCAACAAAAAATCATTGCTTTGCCTCTGACCAAAGAAGAAACATAAATGACCAATATCTTGCAGGAGGGCTCTCCTTATTGTTGGAGTTTGCTTAGAGCCCATTACAAGTTCTTGAACAACGTCAGCTATTGCTCTCCTTAACTGGGAAAGTTGGGTATCAAAATCTTTGTTCACATGTGATTCTGCAGTAGGAGACTGAGACTTTTGAAGCGACTTATCCCTAAAACCTGCCTCGTTGGACTTTTTGGACTGAAGCAACAACCTGTAAGCAGTAAATGCAATTTTGAATATGTTACTCGCATAACAGATCCTTACACTTTCTTCTGGATCTTCTGGAAGCATAGAAAGCATTGGAAGGATATATTCTGGAAATATCTTTGCATCACTCGGAGGAAACTCTTGGACTAGGGGCAAAATATCACACAATGTCTCCAAAGCAGCACAACGCACAATTGCAGCTGGATCTGATAGCATTGCAATAACATAGGGAAGCACATGTTGTAAGCGATCTTCGTCATCAATGtacaaagaagaagatttcAATAGCAGTACACCCACCCTTCTCAACTGTGGCTGCTTAACACTTCGAATACATGAGCACAACAGAGATGCAATTAGAACCATGCCTTCACAACTTAACTGGCTCTCCTCCCTTGGTAAAACAGGAATGTTGTAAGTATCTGATTGGATATCATACCCAGAGATCAAAGCGATTAGGTTGCTCTTGAGAATCCTCTCCAAAGATAAAGcttcatctttattttgttttgaattttgaattagTTCATTTGAAGGCAGCTGTTTATAGTGCTTAGCATGGAGGGCATATCTAGCAGGATCAGAACCAGAGTGATGCAAGAAGGCATTTGAGGCACCCTCCACCATGGCCTTAGAATGTGAGTTTTTATTCCTTTGCTGTACCTCCTTCAGAAGAGAATTAAGATCAGAAACAAGCTGAAAATGGCCACCAATTAACCCATTTgcaagattttctccatccttcaaagaatgcttcatcaaAGTCATGTTTTGTCTCCCAGGTTCCATATGATGCGAAAGATCATTTCTTCCAAGACTGGAATCTGGGAATAACTCAGCAGAAGCATCAAGCGTTGACCTATCACTGATCATTTGCTTATGTATCTCTTGGAAAGCCCTTTGTATCACTTCAACCTGCACAGTGAAACAGAGCTTACAATGAGCATGTATATCTAATTAGCCACTGAAATAAAACTAAGAAAACTCTCACCCTTTTATCAGAGTCGAGAGGAACCAAGCAGGAAAAGACGCTATGAAGACATGGTGAGAAGTAGCTGGGGAACACATCACTTGCAAAAGTCTGCAAGTAGCTTTCACATGAAAGCCTGGACTCTGGGTCCAACTGAATCATATGAAGAATCATTCTCCGGATGCCAGCATCCTGGATCTGCAAGTGGGAAAAAACAGAATTTAAAGTCATGTTAAGGTAATTACAAGAAGTACGCActtaagaaaattttcaaagttgGGCTCAATAGCTACATGACCTGATGCGCTCAAAGTTACCAACTCAAAACATAAATCTATATAAATGTTCCAATTAGTCCACTGGAAAAATTTGTTCACAAATGGAAGTTTGGACAGAGTATCAAATAAATCCAGAAATActtataaaaatttgttaacTAAAATAATCAAGACCATTAATTGGGAAACATAGTAATGTGTATGCACCTAAGTCAACATTTTGTGCCATTGATTTAAGTATTTGATGGACTGTGCAAATTCAATTAAGTATTCATTTGTCTTTCAATGCATATCTTGCACATATTTCCAATGGACCACTCTTTTTGTTCAAAACCATGGTATatagttgaaaaaaaattaaatatttagaactAAATGAAGAGATAAAAATTTTGCATTTCTTTCAGGACAACAAACTGAGGGCGtatcaataaaattgagagagcAGTACTCAATCTTCAAATGTTTCTTTCTAGTGTATAAATTTAGCGACTCTTAGTCAACTAAAGCCAGGTCAAACAGGACACAACAAATCCAAATAAATGCATTAATCATGAGATATAGAGCACAGACCCCCAATTTACTTTGAACCTTTTCGAATGGAAAGGCAGACATTTTGCATATAAGTTCAATGGGGAAGATGATTATCTCTATTGGAATTTTAATATTGGAACTTGTACCTCCCCCATAAACAACATCATATCCTTGAAAACTAAGAGGCTTCTTTTTCAACCAAAGttcctttctttctatctttttcttttttgtactGCTTCAAGTGCCGAAAAATCTTAAATTCTTCAAGGTAGGGGATCTTAAATTAACAAAGTGATGAATGTTTgtaaccaacaaaaaaaaaaaagaacacaaaagacATTTATGAGAAAGACAGAATCAGTGAAATGTTAAAAACTCACCTTTTCAAGGCTTTGCATAGGATCATACTGTCCCCGACGGTAAGCAAGTAACTGAGACAACTCAAACAAAGGTTGCCCTCCAAGGAAAAGCTCAGCAATAACACACCTGGAAAACAAAG includes the following:
- the LOC120266370 gene encoding LOW QUALITY PROTEIN: serine/threonine-protein kinase VPS15 (The sequence of the model RefSeq protein was modified relative to this genomic sequence to represent the inferred CDS: deleted 2 bases in 2 codons): MGNKIARTTQMSASEYYLHELPSSYNLVLIEVLGSGRFFKSILCKHDEGLLLVKVYFKRGDPLDLKEHERKLLEIREIFRKGDHPHVWPFQFWLETDKAAYLLRQYFFSNLHDRLSMLPKLSLIEKKWLAFQLLCAVKHSHENGVCHGDIKCENVLVTSWNWLYLADFASFKPTYIPDDDPSDFSFFFDTGGRRRCYLAPERFYEHGGVETQIPSDATLKPSMDIFSLGCVIAELFLGGQPLFELSQLLAYRRGQYDPMQSLEKIQDAGIRRMILHMIQLDPESRLSCESYLQTFASDVFPSYFSPCLHSVFSCLVPLDSDKRVEVIQRAFQEIHKQMISDRSTLDASAELFPDSSLGRNDLSHHMEPGRQNMTLMKHSLKDGENLANGLIGGHFQLVSDLNSLLKEVQQRNKNSHSKAMVEGASNAFLHHSGSDPARYALHAKHYKQLPSNELIQNSKQNKDEALSLERILKSNLIALISGYDIQSDTYNIPVLPREESQLSCEGMVLIASLLCSCIRSVKQPQLRRVGVLLLKSSSLYIDDEDRLQHVLPYVIAMLSDPAAIVRCAALETLCDILPLVQEFPPSDAKIFPEYILPMLSMLPEDPEESVRICYASNIFKIAFTAYRLLLQSKKSNEAGFRDKSLQKSQSPTAESHVNKDFDTQLSQLRRAIADVVQELVMGSKQTPTIRRALLQDIGHLCFFFGQRQSNDFLLPILPAFLNDRDEQLRTVFYGQIIFVCYFVGQRSVEEYLLPYIEQALSDSMEAVIVNALECLTMLCRSGYLRKRILLDMIDRGFPLLCYPIQWVRRSAVTFIAASSESLGPVDTYVYLSQVLRPILQREPASLSSEASLLSCLKPPVSKLMFYQALDNARNSDMLERQRKIWYNSAAYTNQWENNETNKTAGDSNQVKSSSGKDSSGQNDSYAAMQKTSILSTEEPAKLKTGSSVQNAGPLDGRDTHCSEKLQFSGFVNPHVSGGDSFLCDGPSEGIPLYSVFADKQTTGAVPSGFDSLLYGNPLGGASSMRWLDPVSKSLTMSSSVPPKLISGSFYNISSSSKVFKASHDNAGKDNGQSSYITSRFQDATISDTLKGSTSIAGDDGAQSDASGFSSFGRGSSSAPDIGWRPRGVLVAHMQEHRSAVNDIAVSNDHSFFVTASHDSTVKVWDTRKLEKDISFRSRLTYSLDGSRALCTTMLGGTTQVAAGSSDGKIHLFSVDCISRGLGGVAERYSGIADIKRKDVGEGAILSLLNCSAADSSVGQTILYSTLRCGIHLWDTRADGETWIFRIPPEEGYVSSLVMGQCGNWFVSGSSRGVLTLWDMRFLLPVNTWHYPVVCPVERTCLLTAPTSSGSAMTRPLVYVAAGCNEVSLWNAENGSCHQVLKVASSESDTEFSHIPRASARPSSKSSSKQDTKRNSGAKYRIDELNDPSSRHPGIRSMLPLPGGDLLTGGTDLKIRYWDNASPARSFTVCGPSTKGVPNEDYYDVSSSFGVQVMQEKNRRVPLNKLTQKALLATAATDSAGCHRDSILSLATVKLNQRLLISSSRDGAVKVWK